The genome window AAACAATATTGATACCTGTCTGCTCGTCCGGGTTCTCACCCTTGAGGTCCTTCAATGCTTCCTGAGCACGGATGTAAGTGGTACCACCACCGACAACTACACCCTCCTCCATTGCAGCACGGGTAGCACAGAGAGCATCGTCTACACGGTCTTTCTTCTCCTTCATCTCTACCTCAGAGTTAGCACCAACATAGAGGACAGCTACACCGCCAGAGAGCTTAGCCAGACGCTCCTGCAGCTTCTCCTTGTCATAAGAGCTTGTTGAAGCTGCAATCTCATTCTTGATCTGAGCCACACGGTCCCTGATTGCTTCCTTCTCGCCCGCACCGTCAACAATGGTTGTATTGTCCTTAGAGATGGTAACCTTCTTGGCTGTACCGAGCATCTCAAGTGTTGCCTTATCCAATGAGAGTCCCTTCTCCTCGCTGATGACTACACCACCAGTCAATACTGCAATATCCTCGAGCATAGCCTTGCGACGGTCGCCGAAGCCCGGAGCCTTAACTGCACAGATCTTCAAGCCTGCACGCAGACGGTTTACAACCAATGTTGTCAATGCTTCAGAGTCAACATCCTCTGCAATTACCAACAATGGACGACCGCTTTCAGCTGCTGGCTGGAGGATTGGGAGGAAGTCCTTGACGCTTGAAATCTTCTTTTCATAGATGAGGATGTATGGGTTTTCCATATTACACTCCATCTTGTCCGTATCTGTTACAAAATAACCAGAGAGATAACCACGGTCAAACTGCATGCCCTCAACAACGCCAATGCTTGTCTCACGGGTCTTGCTCTCCTCGATAGTGATAACACCATCCTTGGAAACCTTACGCATTGCATCTGCGAGGAGCTTGCCGATTTCAGGATCATTGTTGGCACTGACTGTTGCAACCTGTTCAATCTTGTCGTAGTTGTCACCTACAACTTCCGCCGACTCTTTTATGTGTTCAACTATCTTATTGACAGCCTTGTCGATACCACGCTTGAGGTCCATTGGGTTAGCACCAGCTGTAACATTCTTCAATCCTTCAGTTACAATAGCCTGCGTAAGGATTGTTGCTGTTGTTGTACCATCACCAGCATCATCACCAGTCTTGCTTGCAACACTCTTAACGAGCTGTGCACCTGCATTCTCGAAGTTATCCTCAAGCTCTACCTCCTTAGCAACGGTTACACCGTCCTTAGTAATCTGTGGAGCACCGAACTTCTTACCGATAACAACATTACGACCCTTAGGACCGAGTGTTACCTTCACTGCATTTGCCAACTGGTCAACGCCACTCTTCAAGAGCTCACGCGCATCTGAATCAAATTTTATCTCTTTTGCCATTTTCTTTATTCTTTGATATTATTGTTTGTTTACGTTTTGCCTGCTGTTCTTGCCTTTTTATATTCTATAGATTAACTAAATCAGATAGAAATACTTGAACTGCAAATCGTTATATTTCCTCACACTTAGGAGAGAACAGGAAGTTTTTACTCAACAACCGCCAGAACGTCGCTCTGACGCATCATCAAATATTTCTCACCTTCATTCTCAAGTTCAGTACCAGCATACTTGCCATAGAGAACCTCATCGCCAACCTTGAGAATCATCTCTTCATCCTTGGTGCCATTGCCAACGGCAACAACCTTGCCACGCTGTGGCTTTTCCTTGGCTGTATCTGGGATGATAATACCACCAACTTTCTCTTCTGCCTGTGCTGGGAGCACGAGGACTCTGTCTGCTAAAGGTTTAATTGTCATAACTGTATATGTTTTAAGATTTCATTTTCCATTCTTAATACGACCTTTCAGCAAGTCGTTTCGCCTTATGATATACGAAAATCATGCCAAAAGGCATTACTGGCAGAGATAAGAATACTATATGACAACCTGTCAGTTTCTGTTCCCAATTGGACTGAATAATAAAATAAAGAATTATCTTTGCACCATAAAAGAACACTGTTAAACGATTCAGATTTATACATGAAACCTATTATCGGACTGATTACAGATGAGCTTCAGGCTTTTTCGACAGAAGAGAAAAGAGAAGTTCTGCCCAGATTCTTCAAGACTGGCAAGGGTGAATATGGAGAAGGTGACCACTTCTTAGGTGTCGCAGTGCCTGATACCAGAACCGTTGCCAAGCAGCACAAAGACATTTCCCTGAATGAAATACGGAATCTGATGCAGTCAGAATGGCACGAAGTACGCCTGTGTGCCTTGCTCATTATGGTGGAGAAAAGCAAGAAGAAAGATGAAACATTGCGCAAACAGCTTTTTGACCTTTACCTCTCCCAGACCAGCCGCATCAACAATTGGGACCTTGTCGACCTGTCCTGCCGCTTCATCGTAGGCGAATTCCTGCTCGACAAGTCACGTGACATTCTTTATCAGTTAGCACAGAGTCCGCTACTATGGGATAACCGTATTGCCATCGTATCAACCTATGCTTTCATACGCAAGGGACAATTAGACGACACCTATGTGCTGAGTGACCTGATGATGAAGCACCCACATGATCTCATGCACAAAGCTATTGGCTGGATGCTTCGTGAGGCTGGCAAGCGTAATCCCGAGCGGCTTTACGACTACGTCATGAATCATCGGGCAGAAATGCCACGTACTATGCTGCGTTTTGCCATTGAAAAGTTTGGTCCAAAAGAACGGTCTGTACTTATGAAGCGTGTGTAGGTCATCTATACCATTATTATCGCTGTCCGATAAAATTTAAATAGCACACGTTCCAATGCAGGC of Prevotella fusca JCM 17724 contains these proteins:
- a CDS encoding co-chaperone GroES; translated protein: MTIKPLADRVLVLPAQAEEKVGGIIIPDTAKEKPQRGKVVAVGNGTKDEEMILKVGDEVLYGKYAGTELENEGEKYLMMRQSDVLAVVE
- a CDS encoding DNA alkylation repair protein; amino-acid sequence: MKPIIGLITDELQAFSTEEKREVLPRFFKTGKGEYGEGDHFLGVAVPDTRTVAKQHKDISLNEIRNLMQSEWHEVRLCALLIMVEKSKKKDETLRKQLFDLYLSQTSRINNWDLVDLSCRFIVGEFLLDKSRDILYQLAQSPLLWDNRIAIVSTYAFIRKGQLDDTYVLSDLMMKHPHDLMHKAIGWMLREAGKRNPERLYDYVMNHRAEMPRTMLRFAIEKFGPKERSVLMKRV
- the groL gene encoding chaperonin GroEL (60 kDa chaperone family; promotes refolding of misfolded polypeptides especially under stressful conditions; forms two stacked rings of heptamers to form a barrel-shaped 14mer; ends can be capped by GroES; misfolded proteins enter the barrel where they are refolded when GroES binds), coding for MAKEIKFDSDARELLKSGVDQLANAVKVTLGPKGRNVVIGKKFGAPQITKDGVTVAKEVELEDNFENAGAQLVKSVASKTGDDAGDGTTTATILTQAIVTEGLKNVTAGANPMDLKRGIDKAVNKIVEHIKESAEVVGDNYDKIEQVATVSANNDPEIGKLLADAMRKVSKDGVITIEESKTRETSIGVVEGMQFDRGYLSGYFVTDTDKMECNMENPYILIYEKKISSVKDFLPILQPAAESGRPLLVIAEDVDSEALTTLVVNRLRAGLKICAVKAPGFGDRRKAMLEDIAVLTGGVVISEEKGLSLDKATLEMLGTAKKVTISKDNTTIVDGAGEKEAIRDRVAQIKNEIAASTSSYDKEKLQERLAKLSGGVAVLYVGANSEVEMKEKKDRVDDALCATRAAMEEGVVVGGGTTYIRAQEALKDLKGENPDEQTGINIVCCAIEEPLRQIVANAGGEGAVVVNNVREGKGDYGYNARKDVYEDLRAAGVIDPAKVSRVALENAASIAGMFLTTECLIVDKVEDTPAMPAAPGMGDMM